One stretch of Saccharomonospora xinjiangensis XJ-54 DNA includes these proteins:
- a CDS encoding AIM24 family protein, with protein MHVRTRHTPAFGVARVTLTSGEAVEASADTVLAHSFGVTRSKKGKSSGPAIFTAPAQGGWIDLAPRQPGDVYPLELSGQLGWSVASDAVLARPATVRHDHPWPAHQSLFGGDSGFLKHFSGVGSLVFASRGPVDALTLKAGEVVTVNPLFVLAFPDTVQVRLRALDPAEPQSVRTGEGLALDVAGPGTVLVQTRARP; from the coding sequence ATGCACGTCCGCACTCGGCACACTCCTGCCTTCGGAGTCGCACGGGTCACGCTCACGTCGGGCGAGGCCGTCGAGGCGTCCGCCGACACCGTGCTCGCGCACAGTTTCGGCGTCACGCGCTCGAAGAAGGGGAAGAGCAGCGGCCCGGCGATCTTCACGGCGCCCGCGCAGGGCGGGTGGATCGATCTCGCCCCGCGACAGCCCGGTGACGTGTACCCGCTGGAGCTGAGCGGGCAGCTGGGCTGGTCGGTGGCCTCCGACGCGGTGCTGGCCCGGCCTGCCACCGTGCGCCACGATCACCCGTGGCCGGCTCACCAGTCGCTCTTCGGGGGTGATTCCGGTTTCCTCAAGCACTTCAGCGGTGTCGGCTCACTGGTGTTCGCCTCACGAGGGCCGGTTGACGCACTGACGCTCAAGGCCGGCGAGGTGGTGACCGTGAACCCGCTGTTCGTCCTGGCCTTTCCCGACACCGTGCAGGTGAGGTTACGGGCGCTCGACCCGGCGGAGCCGCAGTCGGTCAGGACGGGCGAGGGCCTCGCACTGGACGTGGCGGGTCCGGGAACGGTGCTGGTGCAGACCAGGGCCCGGCCGTAG
- a CDS encoding TIGR00266 family protein: MQVQVRHQPSFAVARLLLAPHEPAQVESGAMVATSYGMHMQASTQGGVMKGLGRAILGGESLFVSTYTAPPNGGWVDVAPGLPGDVRIIEMDGRVGWCVTRGSWLANSHGIQLDTKWGGFGNLFGGEGGFLTHAVGQGQLVVACYGAIDVVNLQPGEYVTIDSGHVVAYADTVQSQLRKVSQGVIQSLKSGEGFVFDFAGPGQILTQTRNPDALLAWLIARMPSR, from the coding sequence GTGCAGGTACAGGTCCGTCACCAGCCGTCGTTCGCGGTCGCGAGGTTGCTGCTGGCGCCGCATGAACCCGCGCAGGTCGAATCGGGGGCCATGGTCGCGACCAGCTACGGCATGCACATGCAGGCCAGTACGCAGGGTGGCGTCATGAAGGGGCTTGGGAGAGCCATCCTCGGTGGCGAGTCGCTGTTCGTCTCGACGTACACGGCTCCGCCGAACGGGGGGTGGGTCGATGTCGCTCCCGGACTTCCCGGTGACGTCCGGATCATCGAGATGGACGGCCGTGTCGGCTGGTGTGTCACGCGCGGTTCGTGGCTCGCCAACTCGCACGGCATCCAGCTGGATACCAAGTGGGGCGGGTTCGGCAACCTCTTCGGCGGTGAGGGCGGGTTCCTCACCCACGCCGTCGGGCAGGGGCAGCTGGTCGTGGCTTGCTACGGCGCCATCGACGTCGTGAACCTGCAACCCGGTGAGTACGTCACGATCGACTCGGGGCATGTGGTGGCCTACGCCGACACGGTGCAGTCGCAGCTTCGCAAGGTGTCCCAGGGGGTCATCCAGTCGCTGAAGAGCGGCGAGGGTTTCGTGTTCGACTTCGCGGGCCCCGGGCAGATCCTCACGCAGACCCGCAACCCGGACGCGCTGCTGGCGTGGTTGATCGCCCGGATGCCGTCAAGGTAG
- a CDS encoding GlsB/YeaQ/YmgE family stress response membrane protein, producing the protein MGFLSWIIFGALAGWAAGLIVGGSRRRHRGCVLNVLVGVVGATLGGFVYRLATGEPKTFAFDFPSFGVAVLGAVLLLAVLQLLERR; encoded by the coding sequence ATGGGCTTTCTCTCCTGGATCATCTTCGGCGCGCTCGCGGGCTGGGCGGCAGGTCTGATCGTCGGCGGCAGCCGCCGCCGACACCGGGGTTGCGTTCTGAACGTGCTGGTGGGCGTGGTCGGAGCCACCCTCGGCGGCTTCGTCTACCGCCTCGCGACGGGAGAGCCGAAGACCTTCGCGTTCGACTTCCCGAGCTTCGGCGTCGCGGTGCTCGGCGCCGTGCTCCTGCTCGCCGTGTTGCAGCTGCTCGAACGGCGATGA
- a CDS encoding cold-shock protein — protein MAVGTVKWFNAEKGYGFIESPEGPDVFVHYSAIQAEGFRTLDEGDRVEFEITAGRDGRSQAADVRKVS, from the coding sequence GTGGCTGTCGGCACGGTCAAGTGGTTCAACGCGGAAAAGGGTTACGGGTTCATCGAGTCTCCCGAAGGCCCCGATGTCTTCGTACACTACTCCGCCATCCAGGCGGAGGGTTTCCGGACCCTCGACGAGGGTGACCGGGTGGAGTTCGAGATCACGGCCGGGCGCGACGGCCGCAGTCAGGCCGCCGACGTCCGTAAGGTCTCGTAG
- the moeA gene encoding molybdopterin molybdotransferase MoeA, whose product MISVEEHRSRVRDVVGTRPVAHRALADCAGLVLAEDIGAGVSLPPFDNSAMDGYAVSSADVAMAKAGSPVVLPVEGDIPAGLTDVPALRQGTALRIMTGAPVPEGADSVVMVEHTDGGERRVTISAAVEAGTHIRRAGEDVRAGTVVLRAGTVLGPAQLGLASAVGVDRLPVFEPPRVLVVSTGTELVHPPRPLRHGQIYESNSVMLVAALRSLGCHVETIRCVADDVATFRAAVEPKLAGTDLVVTSGGVSAGAYEVVKDALAGVGVSFGKVAMQPGGPQGCGRWQGVPVVTLPGNPVSVLVSFEVFVRPAVLAALGHANPERTRVPARLTETLTSPKGKRQFRRGYYTREEGEVAGVVAPKGGPGSHLLASLAEANCLIVLDEETVEAPKDSTVEVLLL is encoded by the coding sequence GTGATCTCCGTCGAAGAACACAGGAGCAGGGTCCGCGACGTGGTCGGAACCCGGCCGGTCGCTCACCGCGCGCTGGCCGACTGCGCCGGACTGGTACTCGCCGAGGACATCGGTGCAGGCGTTTCGCTTCCGCCGTTCGACAACTCCGCGATGGACGGTTACGCCGTCAGCTCGGCCGACGTCGCGATGGCGAAGGCGGGCTCACCCGTCGTGCTGCCGGTCGAGGGCGACATCCCCGCAGGGCTCACGGACGTGCCCGCGCTGCGGCAGGGCACGGCGCTGCGGATCATGACCGGCGCCCCGGTACCTGAGGGCGCCGACAGCGTCGTCATGGTGGAACACACCGACGGCGGCGAACGGCGGGTCACGATCTCCGCAGCCGTCGAGGCAGGCACCCACATCCGCCGTGCGGGCGAGGACGTCAGGGCAGGCACCGTCGTCCTGCGCGCCGGGACGGTGCTCGGGCCAGCACAACTCGGACTCGCCTCCGCCGTGGGTGTGGACCGGCTGCCCGTGTTCGAACCACCCCGCGTGCTGGTGGTGTCAACGGGAACCGAACTCGTGCACCCGCCTCGGCCACTGCGGCACGGCCAGATCTACGAATCCAACAGCGTGATGCTCGTGGCGGCGCTCAGGTCACTCGGCTGCCACGTCGAGACCATCCGCTGCGTGGCCGACGACGTCGCCACATTCCGCGCCGCCGTTGAACCGAAGCTTGCCGGAACCGATCTCGTGGTGACGTCGGGGGGAGTCAGCGCGGGCGCGTACGAGGTCGTGAAGGACGCGCTCGCGGGCGTCGGAGTTAGCTTCGGCAAGGTGGCGATGCAGCCAGGCGGCCCGCAAGGGTGCGGGCGGTGGCAGGGCGTTCCGGTGGTGACGCTGCCGGGCAACCCGGTGAGCGTCCTCGTGTCCTTCGAGGTGTTCGTGCGACCCGCGGTGCTGGCGGCACTCGGGCACGCGAACCCGGAACGCACCCGCGTGCCTGCCCGGCTGACCGAGACGTTGACGTCACCGAAGGGCAAACGGCAGTTCCGGCGCGGCTACTACACGCGGGAAGAAGGCGAGGTCGCCGGCGTCGTCGCCCCGAAGGGCGGCCCAGGCTCCCACCTGCTCGCGTCGCTGGCCGAGGCTAACTGCCTCATCGTCCTCGACGAGGAGACCGTCGAGGCCCCGAAAGACTCCACCGTCGAGGTCCTCCTCCTCTGA
- a CDS encoding serine/threonine-protein kinase: protein MAGEESADLTGRRLGNYRIDGVLGRGGMSVMYRATDVRLGRKVALKVIGEHLGADAEFRERFVDEARNTSAIDHANIVPLYDFGDLDGMLYIAMRLVDGSDLASLISGGPMRPERALGLLDQVADALDTLHERGLVHLDVKPANVLVTSRESAREHVYIADFGLTRRGTTGHRTRSGDFLGSPTYAAPEHLRGEPLDGRTDQYALACMLFACLTGQPPFKGDVQTVIKGHLSGDVPSVVKAVPALPAAIDEVVRKGMAKSAEQRYASCVELVSAARKALDDDAGTRQKHGRVGEGAPVQPFGAQGGPAMPQGQQAGQGQFGAPPQQAQQAHQAQQPMAGYPGQQPQQHPQQHPGAQHFGQQGPAQGYQASMPHSPYGTPPQGSPSPQLPGGYAPSAGGHQYGSPPGKRSTRWWVWALSAAVVVGVGVLVVVLLTSGDGNDDGDEGGEVGPGTQGGSSSIPSIPIGPGQGGVPTGKNPGTSSDLPPTSIPIVPGG from the coding sequence GTGGCAGGCGAGGAGTCGGCCGACCTGACAGGTCGGCGGCTGGGCAACTACCGCATCGACGGTGTGCTCGGCCGAGGTGGCATGAGCGTGATGTACAGGGCCACCGATGTGCGTCTGGGACGCAAGGTGGCCCTCAAAGTGATCGGGGAGCACCTCGGCGCGGATGCCGAATTCCGCGAGAGATTCGTGGACGAGGCCCGCAACACGTCGGCCATCGATCACGCCAACATCGTGCCGCTCTACGACTTCGGCGACCTCGACGGGATGCTCTACATCGCGATGAGGCTCGTTGACGGCTCTGACCTAGCGAGCCTCATCTCGGGAGGCCCGATGCGGCCCGAGCGTGCACTCGGCCTGCTCGACCAGGTCGCGGACGCTCTCGACACGTTGCACGAGCGCGGTCTCGTCCACCTCGACGTGAAGCCCGCGAACGTTCTCGTCACCAGCCGGGAATCGGCGCGGGAGCACGTCTACATCGCCGACTTCGGCCTGACGAGGCGGGGAACGACGGGACACCGAACGCGCAGCGGTGACTTTCTCGGCTCGCCGACGTACGCGGCGCCCGAGCATCTGCGCGGGGAGCCGCTGGACGGCCGCACCGATCAGTACGCGCTCGCCTGCATGCTGTTCGCCTGCCTGACGGGGCAACCCCCGTTCAAGGGGGACGTGCAGACGGTGATCAAGGGGCACTTGAGCGGTGACGTGCCTTCGGTGGTCAAGGCGGTTCCGGCGTTGCCAGCCGCCATCGACGAGGTCGTGCGCAAGGGCATGGCCAAGTCGGCGGAACAGCGGTATGCGAGCTGTGTCGAGTTGGTTTCGGCGGCACGCAAGGCGCTCGACGACGATGCGGGCACACGACAGAAACACGGCCGAGTCGGAGAGGGGGCGCCGGTGCAGCCTTTCGGTGCTCAAGGCGGTCCCGCGATGCCGCAGGGACAGCAGGCAGGGCAGGGGCAGTTCGGTGCTCCTCCGCAACAGGCGCAGCAGGCACACCAGGCGCAGCAACCGATGGCGGGCTATCCAGGGCAGCAGCCGCAGCAGCATCCCCAGCAGCATCCGGGCGCGCAACACTTCGGACAGCAGGGACCGGCGCAGGGATACCAGGCTTCGATGCCGCACTCGCCGTACGGCACTCCGCCGCAGGGCTCCCCCTCACCACAATTGCCGGGTGGCTACGCACCCTCGGCAGGCGGCCACCAGTACGGCAGCCCTCCTGGGAAACGCTCGACACGGTGGTGGGTCTGGGCGCTGTCCGCGGCGGTCGTCGTCGGGGTCGGAGTCCTTGTGGTGGTGTTGCTGACCTCTGGTGACGGCAACGACGACGGCGACGAGGGCGGCGAGGTCGGCCCCGGTACTCAGGGCGGCAGCTCGTCGATCCCGTCGATCCCGATCGGCCCTGGCCAGGGCGGTGTTCCCACAGGCAAGAACCCGGGGACGAGCAGCGATCTGCCGCCGACGAGCATCCCCATCGTGCCGGGCGGCTGA
- a CDS encoding phosphatidylserine decarboxylase — translation MSANSLGHAARLVRETLPPMHRAGRPFVAGGAAATLLLRKLSPRLGLLAGLGTLATAAFFREPKRVPPLRDDLVLASADGLVSLIEEATPPAELGLPDRPLTRVSVFLSVFDVHVQRTPARGTVEKVAYRPGKFLSADLDKASEDNERNSVLLRLPDGRALVVTQIAGLVARRIVCEVGEGDHVEAGATYGLIRFGSRVDTYLPPGSRVLVRKGQRTIGGETPLAEV, via the coding sequence ATGAGCGCCAACTCGCTCGGCCATGCCGCGCGTCTCGTCCGTGAAACCCTTCCCCCGATGCACCGTGCGGGCCGCCCGTTCGTCGCGGGTGGTGCCGCAGCCACCCTCCTGCTGAGGAAGCTGTCCCCCCGGCTCGGCCTGCTGGCCGGGCTCGGCACGCTGGCGACGGCGGCCTTCTTCCGCGAGCCGAAACGTGTCCCTCCGCTGCGCGACGACCTCGTGCTCGCGTCGGCCGACGGACTCGTGTCGCTGATCGAGGAGGCGACCCCGCCCGCCGAACTCGGCCTCCCCGACCGGCCGCTCACCCGCGTCAGCGTTTTCCTTTCCGTTTTCGATGTTCACGTCCAGCGAACGCCCGCGCGCGGTACGGTCGAGAAGGTGGCCTACCGGCCCGGCAAGTTCCTGTCCGCCGACCTCGACAAGGCCAGTGAGGACAACGAACGAAACTCCGTGCTGCTCCGGCTTCCCGACGGGCGAGCGCTCGTTGTGACGCAGATCGCGGGGCTTGTGGCGAGGCGTATCGTCTGCGAAGTCGGTGAGGGCGATCACGTCGAAGCCGGGGCGACCTACGGTCTGATCCGGTTCGGCTCACGGGTGGACACCTACCTGCCGCCCGGAAGCCGGGTGCTGGTCCGTAAGGGCCAGCGCACGATCGGCGGCGAGACCCCTCTCGCCGAGGTATGA